CTTGCGGGCTGCAATAACGGCTGATCAGATGCAACGCGAGATCAATCCCTGCCGTGATCCCCGCACTGGTATACACGCTGCGATCTTCGACAAAAATACGGTTTTCTTTGGTTTGTGCCGCAGGTGCCTGCTGGCGTAAACGCTCAAGCACATGGTGGTGAGTGGTGCATTGATAACCGTCCAGTAACCCTGCTTGTGCGGCCAGCAATGACCCAGAACACACACAGACCAATATCGTTTTTTGCTGCGCAATGGCGGTTTTCTGCTGTTGCAACCACTGGCGTGCTATCGCCGCTGTTTCTGTCGCAAAGTAGTGGCGAGAATCGCTCACACCGGGCACTACCAATAAACTGCCTTCTGGTAAGTGATCGGGTAGTGGTTGCAACTGGCCCAACAGCATTTCAGTGGAGGACATCACCTCCGGTAGTGGGCTGATATAGCAAAGATTAAACGACCCTGCCAGCCGTAAAGTTTCAGCAGGGCCAGTTAAATCCAGCGACAGCACGCCGGGCAGCAAGAGAAAATAGACATTTCGTTGCATGGTTAATCCACAGTCACCGTCAAATAGCGGTTCATATAGGCCGGAATATCCGGCGTACTCTGTAGCAAAGTATCAACAAATGCGTCGCGCTCAAAGGCCATTACCTGTAAATCCCACACACAGAATGATTCATCCCGCGCTGCTCGCCAAATTCCCTGCTCTTGCACCCAAACTTTCACCCGCATTTCATTCTCGTTATCCCACCATCCGACAATCAAGTAATTCAGTGTTTTTCCCTGATGTTCAATCACTAAACCGACTCCGGGGCGATTAACGGTTTCGGCCTCAGTCGGTAACCATTGCCCAACAAGCTGATAAGCGGGTGTGTAATCCGGTGTGGCACCTTGTGCCTGCGAATAGCGAATTACATACCGTTTTAATTGCCATTGATTAATGATTTTAATGCCAGCAGGCGTGATATCCCGAGGTAAGTAAGGTTGTGGCTGCCAATTGATGGTTTTGGCTGGCGTGGCGGCAGCAGGGCGCGAATCCAGTGCGTCCAGTGTCTCGGCAACAGTCCGAATGGCAGCAAACCGATCGACTAACACCGTTTCCGTCCGCAGTTTCAATTCTGAGCTGCTTAACACTACGCCATTGGGTTGTGTCATGGGGAAGGTCAGGGTGGCCTCGGTCACAAAAGTTACCTGATAACCCAAGTCTGATGCGACTCGAGCGGTGGTCTCACAACATTGCTCTGTACGCATACCGGCAATAATCAAATGGTCGATATTTCTTTCTTTTAACCATTCATCCAGCCCTGAATCGGTCAGCGCATTATGTACCCGTTTTTGTACCGAAATATCAGCCTGATGGGAAACCAGTGCCATCGGCTTAACATAGCCTGATGCCAGTGAGAATGGACCTTCAGGTGCGACATGAAACACATCTACTAGTGCGACCCCGCGCAGCTTGCAGCCCCTAATGAGCTGATTGAGCGCAGTAGAGAATGCGGGCACATCTTGCTGCTGCCAGAAAGGTCTATGTTCGAATGATTGTTGGACATCGATTATCAAAAGTGCGCTGTTGGTCATTTTCGGCCCTCCGCCGTGTGGGTATAGAGCCATCATGAAGCGGTTCTCACTCAAACGGAATGCCAAATCCGGCCATCATAGGGGAATAAAAGGACTCATTTCCCATTTTCGTTTGTTATTCTATATTTCTTATATAATGATCTTATTTATATTTCCGACTATATTCTATTTAATAACAAGCGTAGGAATATTCATACAATAAAATCGCCTTGTCTCATTTTATGATGTATGAATATTCCCTCACCCAGAAAGATTGCTCTGATTTATCGATCTGATTACGATTATATAAATATCTGTAATTATAAAACTATTTGAACTATAACCTTGCCCAATGTCAATCAAACAGAGATAAATCCTAATTCAATAGGTATTTTATAGAATAAATCACCATTTAAAATGAAATGGACGGTCTATTCGGTCGTAAAGGGTTGCTTTACTAGATAAAAAGATCGCGTATATTTCACTCACATAGAAAATGTGTGAAAGAAAATAACAAAAGCGAATTCCATTCACTTTTAATTGACATTTCACCGAGCCAAATTAATTGATATTTAAGAAAATTGTCTCACTTAAATTCTTAAGTTTCATTGTTGGCCGGCTTTTCTAATTGATAATTAATATTATTTGATGATTTGCAATCATGTCATTGTTACTTTGTATTAATAGAATTCTCATGGCTGTTTTCTTCAATAATAACGACGTGTCGTTGGTAGACATTTATCAACGTATTTCTTCATATGTGATGTCTAAATAAAGGTTTTTAATATGTTTAATTTCAAGAAAAGTGCATTAGTTATTGCGTTGGCATCTTCAGCTTTCATTTCTCAGGCATTTGCTGCGGATGAAGGTAATGGCCGTATCCATTTCACTGGTACTGTAATTGATGCACCTTGCTCTATCGCACCAAATTCTACTGACATCAACGTAGATATGGGACAAGTGGCGAATAAAGTATTGGAAACAGGGAATAAATATTCTCAAAACGTACAGTACAGCATCGATCTGCAAGACTGTGATTTGACTGAACAAACAGCGGGTTCAGTGACCTACCCAGCACAATCAAAAGTCAGTGTTACTTTCGGCGGTGTTTCTGATGCCACTTCTCCTGCATTACTGGCAAACACCGGTAGCGCTGGCGGCGCGGGTATTCGTCTGATTGACACTAACGGCGCACTGCTGAAAGTGGGCGACAAAGGTGCTGATGTTAACCTCGTGACTGGCCCTAACCAGATCGTATTTGCTGCCCGTGTTGAAGCGACTGGTGCTCCAGTGACAACAGGTACCATCGTTTCCCAAGCAACTTACGCATTGAACTATAAGTAATATTTATTTTTTGTGCTGAAACTACAGCATGGATAGCTGCTTATTCTAGTTGTAACCAAAGGGGAGATGACTCCCCTTTATTAACTATTTCTCCATAAGACATTGATTTATTTATGAAATACAATTCAAAAAGAAAAGAAATGATCTTTCGGATGATGCAAATATTTGTATTGGCAGGCATGAGTCTGTTTTTGCCTCAATGGGCTGAGGCCGTAGAATTTAATACCAATATTATCGATGCAAAAGATCGCGATAATATCGATCTCTCTCGATTTGAAGTTAATGATTACACTCCACCAGGGAATTACTTACTCGATGTTTTTATTAATGGCCGATTATTACCCGATAGTGAATTAATCACTTATTTACCTGTCGATGAGGGTAAATCAAGCAGAGTATGTTTGTCTCCAGAATTAGTTGACCTATTGGGTCTATCCCCTGCAGTGCGTGAGTCACTGACATTATGGCACGACGGTCAATGTGTTGCTCTTGATGAAAAAGAAGAAATAACCACAACCTACGATAAAGAGAAACAATACTTAATTATTTCCATCCCACAAGCTTGGCTGGCCTACAGTGATCCGAATTGGGTGCCACCTTCACAATGGGATAACGGTGTTACCGGCGCGCTATTAGATTACAACCTTTTTGGGAGTCGCTATGCACCGAAGCACGGTGATAGTTCGACAAACTTTAGTAGCTACGGAACGGCGGGGGCCAATATGGGCCCATGGCGTATTCGTGCGGACTACCAATATATTAATAATGAAAATGGTGGCTCACAATATAGCAACTTTAATTGGTCGCAAGTTTATGCTTTTCGCGCCATCCCTTCGATAGGGGCTAAATTTGTCGGGGGCCAAACTTACCTGAGCTCCAGTATTTTTGACTCATTCCGTTTTCTCGGCGCATCGCTTTCCAGTGACGAGCGCATGCTGCCACCGACAATGCGTGGCTATGCACCTCAGGTCATCGGGATTGCGCGGACCAATGCCAGAGTGATTTTGAGCCAGAATGGTCGTACGCTTTATCAAACCAACGTTGCGCCGGGTCCGTTTGCTATTCAGGATATTAGTGAAGCGGTACAGGGCAATATTGATGTTCGAGTCGAAGAGGAAGATGGTCGAGTCACCACTTTCCAAGTCAGCGCTGCGACAGTGCCATTCTTAACCCGAAAAGGGGCGATCCGCTATAAAACGGCTTTGGGTCGGCCAACACAGGGCAGTCATAACTCGGTTAGTGACCCTAACTTTTTCAATGGTGAGGTGTCGTGGGGGGCATTTAATGATGTTTCCTTGTATGGCGGGCTGATAGCGACATCACAGGATTACACTGCCGTTGCGTTGGGCGTCGGACAGAACTTGCATGAATTTGGCGCATTGTCTGTCGATGTGACGCATTCGCGCGCTCAGTTACCTAACGAAGCGAAAAAAAGCGGCGAAAGTTATCGTGTTAACTATTCCAAACGTTTTGATCAGACCAATAGTCAAATTACGTTTGCCGGATACCGTTTCTCGGAAAAGAACTTCATGAGCATGAACCAGTATTTGGATCAGCTCAATAATAATGATTATCTACAAAATGATAAGCAGACATACACCGTCACCGCTAACCAGTATTTAGCGTGGCCAGATATCACGATGTATCTCTCGGCAACTCATAAAACGTATTGGAATGATGCTTCCAGTAACAACTACGGGGTTTCTGTGAGCAAAATATTCGATATCGGTGAATTTAAAGGAATTTCGGCAACACTTTCTGCCAACAAAGTGAAATACCAATACGAAAATGAGAATCAGGTTTTCTTCTCATTCAGTCTGCCTATTGGGACAGGGCAGCAAGTGAGCTATGACGCGCAGCACGATAAAAACAATGGTTACTCGCAGAACGTTTCATATTTCAACAGCCAAGATCCACGAAATATTTGGCGTGTCAGTGCCGGTGGTGCCAGTCCAGAATTGCAGCAAGGGAATGGTGTTTTCCGAGGTGGGTATCAGCACCGCTCTCCTTATGGTGAGTTTGGTATTGATGGTAGCCATAAAAATAACGAATACAACTCAGTGAATACTAACTGGTATGGTTCGATTACAGCGACAGCCCACGGTATTGCCGCTCATCAAAACAAATCAGGTAATGAGCCACGGATAATGATCGATACCGGTGATGTTTCAGGTGTGTCTCTGAATAATAATTCTGCAATGACTAACCGATTTGGTGTTGCGGTTGTGAATGGTATTACAAGCTACCAGCAGTCAGATGTTCGAGTCGACGTACACAGTTTGCCGGAAGATATTGAGGTTTACAGTACGGTTATTCAAAAAACGCTGACCGAAGGAGCGATAGGCTACCGAGAAATAAGAGCGGTAAAAGGCCAACAAATTATGGCTATTATCCGCCAAAAAGAAGGCAGCTTCCCTCCTTTGGGCGCATCGGTTATTGCCGATAAAAATGGTGCAGAGGTGGGTATTGTCGGTGACGGTGGATTAACTTATTTAGCTGGGTTAGAAGAGGGCGGAAACTTAACCGTTCAGTGGGGCAAGCAGCAGTGCAAGATAGTATTACCGAAAAATGGCGACATGAATTCAGGAAAGATTTTGCTTCCATGTCAATAAGGTGAGCGACTATTTTAAAATTTGACTCATTATTTCCAGCGTTTGACCGAAAACTAAGACTTATGACAATTTTTAACCACAGCATAGCCGTAAAAATTAGAGTGAAATAGAACATGAAAAATATTAATAGCCCTATCCATACCCACAAAAACCAGCCACTGAGTGCTGCCTTGGTCGGGATCACATTATTGCTGACCTCCCTAGTGAGTGAGGCCGCGATAAATCTGGATCGCACGCGGATTGTTTTTAATGATACTGACAAATCTGCCAGTATTATTTTGGTGAACCAGAGTACCACTTCCCCATATCTGGCGCAGTCTTGGGTAGAAGATAGCGCAGGGCAGAAAGTGGATAGTCCGCTAGCGGCATTGCCGCCAATGCAACGAATCGATGCCGGGCAAAAAAGTCAGGTCCGGATTATGAAGCTCGCTGACGTCAGTAAATTACCTACGGATCGCGAAACATTATTCTATTTCAATGTGCGGGAAGTGCCGCCGAAAAGTGATATGTCTAATGTGGTGCAAATCGCTATCCAAAGCAGAGTGAAATTATTCTACCGGCCGGCAGCGATCAAAGCGGATTACAACAATGTCTGGCAGGAAAAATTACAGCTCACTAAGCAAGGTGAAAGCCTCAAAATCAATAACCCGACACCGTATTACATTACGTTGGGCTATTTAAGTCAGGACAATCGCGGCAATTTCCCGGGTTTTGATAGTGTCATGATTGCGCCTTTTGGCACCGAGACGGTTAAGACGCCAGGTTACAGCGGTAGCCATTACACCATTGGCTATATGGACGATTTTGGTGGCATGAAAATGCGCACATTTAATTGTTCTGCGGTCGATTGCCAAATTCAGCCCGCTGAAAAGAAAAAGTAACAGATGCGACCTGCCTCTGGCCCGGAAAAGGAATAACAATGACTCATGCGATTTTAAATAAAATGGGCCAGCTAGGCGGCTTGCTCGTGACTTTATTCGCGGCACTGCTGTTTTCACAAGCCGTATATGCGCTCGATTGCGTTGAGCAAGGCACGGGTATGGTGATTAAGCCTGCCATCCCTATCGGGCAATTAGCCATCCCTTCGAATGTGCCAGCAGGGACGAAAGTTTGGCAATCAAATGATATTACGGTAACGGCCTATTGCGATAATGTCTTAGGGTCAGTAACCGATCAGGTGTGGTTTTACTTTAATCCGCTACACCAATCATTAGGACAGGGTTTGCAATTAGGTGTCAGTTATAATGGCCAAGACTTAGAAACCAACTCGGCCCGCTTAAATACCAATACAACCCCAATAAGAACAGGGCAAAGCGTCACGGTGACGGTGACTTTCCGATTATACATTAAAGTCACCGGCAACCCGCCTTCAAGTGGTTATTATGTGGGTGCCGATAATTTTACGGTATTCCAGCTTGATGGTTCAGGCGGTTTGAATCTATGGCCAGGGGCGAAGAATTTACGTTATGCTTTGTCGGGATTAACGGGGGCACGCTTTATTGCCTGTGGTGCGGATTTAGTGGTTTCTCCGGCATCACAAATTGTGAACTTTGGCGTTTTCAATCGGACGTTACTGCAAAACACGGGGAATAATATTAGTCAGCCATTTTCCATCACCGCAGTGAAGCAAGGCTGTTTATCCAATTTTTCTATTCAAGCTGAATTTACCACGACCAATCCATTAATTGGTAACAATGCGGTTGATATGAGAAATGGCACCAAACTCACGATATATAACGATGCTAATCAGGCAATTGTTTACAATCAGTATGCGAACTTTGCTGAGTTAAACAATGTTACTCAGGTGACAAAAGGGTATACCGCCAGCTTAAATTCAATTGCAGGTCAAACCGTGCAATTGGGCCAATTTGATGCAACGGCCATTGTGAAAATTAACTATTATTGATATTCGTTATTACTGATGTAAACAAGGGCTGAGAGAGGATATCTCACAGCCCTTTGTCGTTATTTGAGTATTCAGTTATTGATGTGCCTCGTGATGTTCATCGGCCTAGAAACATAATGGCTGCAATTGTTGATAGAGCTTTTTAAATATTATCCGACGAGCAGCGTAGTCTTGATGCCGCTGTGTATCCGGAATATGGGTCTGTTCCAGTGGCAGTGCGGGTAATAAATCCGCTAAAGATTGGTGCGGATTCAATGCAATTTGTGCCAGCCGTGCTGCACCTAGCGCTGGGCCAACATCACCACCCGTGCGATATTCCAGAGTCTGACCACTGATATCGGCTAGCATCTGCCGCCAATAGGCGCTACGCGCACCACCGCCTATCAAGGTGACCGATTTCGGCTGTAACCCACTGGCATGCAAGGCATCCATTCCATCGGCCAAAGCAAATCCTACCCCTTCCAACACCGCTCGGGCTAAATCTGCTCGGCCATGTTCGTGGGTAAAGCCCCAGAATGCCCCTTTGGCATTGGGATTGTTATGTGGTGTGCGCTCGCCCGAAAGATAGGGCAGGAACCAGACTGGGGTCGTCGCGGGAGGGGTATTTTCCACTTCATTGATGAGGGCGGGCACACTCTCGACGCCCGTGAGTTGGCAGGCCCAATCCAGACAGGAGGCTGCACTGAGCATCACAGACATCAAATGCCATGTATTCGGCAATGCATGACAAAAACTGTGAACGGCGCTAGCAGGATTACTGAGAAAACCGTCGCTAACCGCGAAATAGACGCCAGATGTTCCCAATGACAGCATCGCCTGACCGGTTTGGTATAAACCAACGCCTATCGCACCTGCGGCATTATCGCCACCACCGGCGACTACCGGTATGGTGTTGATGCCCCAACGCTGCGCAATTTCAGCACGGACATGGCCCGTAATCTGGCTACCTTCAAACAGCATTGGCATGTGCTGCCGGCTTAAATCGCAGGCGGCCAGCATGTCATCACTCCAGTCACGCTTAGCCACATCCAGCCACAGGGTACCTGCGGCATCCGACATATCGCTAGCAAAGTCGCCACTGATCAGAAAACGCAGATAATCTTTGGGTAACAGGACCTTATCGATGCGGTTGAATACCTCGGGTTCATGCTCTGCCAGCCATTTTAGCTTCGGTGCAGTAAATCCAGGCATCATTAGGTTGCCGGTAATTTGGCGCGACGCGGGTACTGCGGCCTCTAACGCTTGGCACTGCGCAAAACTGCGACCATCATTCCACAAAATAGCCGGACGCAGCACTTGATGCTGCTTGTCCAGTAAGGTCGCACCATGCATTTGCCCCGTCAGTCCAAGGGCTTTTACCTGTTGTAAATCATGTATGGCGGCGAGTGATTGCATAGCCTGATCGGTTGCCTGCCACCAATCGGCAGGGTTTTGTTCAGACCATAAAGGATGGGGGCGCGAGACAGACAATGGCGCACTTTGGCTAGCAATGACTTGTCCGTTTTCGGCCAGTAGGATGGCTTTGACGCCGGAAGTGCCCAGATCGATGCCAATATACATGTAATCTCCTCTTCTGAAATGCCCTGAACAAATCCGTTATCGATTCATCAAATCATTACCCCAGAACGTGGCGTTGCCCTTAACTCAGTGCAACGCCAAGCTCGAAAGGGGTATCAGCTGGTCACTGAAGTTCGAGTATTAGCCGAAGATATAGCGGTTAACCTGATTTTCCAGCAACTCCTGATGACCGCTTTGGTGACGAGGATTCAGGTTTTGTTGAGCAGCATAACGTGCCAGATCTTCTAGCGACATTTTCCCTTTCAGAATCTGTTGACCTAACTCAGTGCTCCAACCGGCATAGCGTTTGGCAACTTGTTGATCCAATAGGCCATCTTCAATCATTTTGGCGGCAATTTTCAGTGCCAATGCCATGGTATCCATCGCCCCAATATGACCGTAGAACAAATCATATTTATCCGTACTCTGGCGGCGCACTTTGGCATCAAAATTCAAGCCACCGGTAGTAAAACCGCCTGCCTTGAGAATCTCGAACATCACTAGCGCATTTTCTTCCACGCTGTTTGGGAACTGGTCGGTATCCCAACCCAATTGTGGATCGCCACGGTTAGCATCGACGGAACCGAAAATACCCAATGCAATCGCACTGGCAATCTCATGATGGAAAGAGTGCCCAGCCAAGGTGGCATGGTTGGCTTCAATGTTAACTTTAATCTCTTTTTCCAGCCCGAACTGCTTGAGGAACCCGTAAACCGTTGCGACATCATAATCGTATTGGTG
The window above is part of the Yersinia massiliensis genome. Proteins encoded here:
- a CDS encoding isochorismatase family protein, translated to MTNSALLIIDVQQSFEHRPFWQQQDVPAFSTALNQLIRGCKLRGVALVDVFHVAPEGPFSLASGYVKPMALVSHQADISVQKRVHNALTDSGLDEWLKERNIDHLIIAGMRTEQCCETTARVASDLGYQVTFVTEATLTFPMTQPNGVVLSSSELKLRTETVLVDRFAAIRTVAETLDALDSRPAAATPAKTINWQPQPYLPRDITPAGIKIINQWQLKRYVIRYSQAQGATPDYTPAYQLVGQWLPTEAETVNRPGVGLVIEHQGKTLNYLIVGWWDNENEMRVKVWVQEQGIWRAARDESFCVWDLQVMAFERDAFVDTLLQSTPDIPAYMNRYLTVTVD
- a CDS encoding fimbrial protein, encoding MFNFKKSALVIALASSAFISQAFAADEGNGRIHFTGTVIDAPCSIAPNSTDINVDMGQVANKVLETGNKYSQNVQYSIDLQDCDLTEQTAGSVTYPAQSKVSVTFGGVSDATSPALLANTGSAGGAGIRLIDTNGALLKVGDKGADVNLVTGPNQIVFAARVEATGAPVTTGTIVSQATYALNYK
- a CDS encoding fimbrial protein, which encodes MTHAILNKMGQLGGLLVTLFAALLFSQAVYALDCVEQGTGMVIKPAIPIGQLAIPSNVPAGTKVWQSNDITVTAYCDNVLGSVTDQVWFYFNPLHQSLGQGLQLGVSYNGQDLETNSARLNTNTTPIRTGQSVTVTVTFRLYIKVTGNPPSSGYYVGADNFTVFQLDGSGGLNLWPGAKNLRYALSGLTGARFIACGADLVVSPASQIVNFGVFNRTLLQNTGNNISQPFSITAVKQGCLSNFSIQAEFTTTNPLIGNNAVDMRNGTKLTIYNDANQAIVYNQYANFAELNNVTQVTKGYTASLNSIAGQTVQLGQFDATAIVKINYY
- a CDS encoding fimbria/pilus outer membrane usher protein, whose product is MMQIFVLAGMSLFLPQWAEAVEFNTNIIDAKDRDNIDLSRFEVNDYTPPGNYLLDVFINGRLLPDSELITYLPVDEGKSSRVCLSPELVDLLGLSPAVRESLTLWHDGQCVALDEKEEITTTYDKEKQYLIISIPQAWLAYSDPNWVPPSQWDNGVTGALLDYNLFGSRYAPKHGDSSTNFSSYGTAGANMGPWRIRADYQYINNENGGSQYSNFNWSQVYAFRAIPSIGAKFVGGQTYLSSSIFDSFRFLGASLSSDERMLPPTMRGYAPQVIGIARTNARVILSQNGRTLYQTNVAPGPFAIQDISEAVQGNIDVRVEEEDGRVTTFQVSAATVPFLTRKGAIRYKTALGRPTQGSHNSVSDPNFFNGEVSWGAFNDVSLYGGLIATSQDYTAVALGVGQNLHEFGALSVDVTHSRAQLPNEAKKSGESYRVNYSKRFDQTNSQITFAGYRFSEKNFMSMNQYLDQLNNNDYLQNDKQTYTVTANQYLAWPDITMYLSATHKTYWNDASSNNYGVSVSKIFDIGEFKGISATLSANKVKYQYENENQVFFSFSLPIGTGQQVSYDAQHDKNNGYSQNVSYFNSQDPRNIWRVSAGGASPELQQGNGVFRGGYQHRSPYGEFGIDGSHKNNEYNSVNTNWYGSITATAHGIAAHQNKSGNEPRIMIDTGDVSGVSLNNNSAMTNRFGVAVVNGITSYQQSDVRVDVHSLPEDIEVYSTVIQKTLTEGAIGYREIRAVKGQQIMAIIRQKEGSFPPLGASVIADKNGAEVGIVGDGGLTYLAGLEEGGNLTVQWGKQQCKIVLPKNGDMNSGKILLPCQ
- a CDS encoding GlxA family transcriptional regulator, with the protein product MQRNVYFLLLPGVLSLDLTGPAETLRLAGSFNLCYISPLPEVMSSTEMLLGQLQPLPDHLPEGSLLVVPGVSDSRHYFATETAAIARQWLQQQKTAIAQQKTILVCVCSGSLLAAQAGLLDGYQCTTHHHVLERLRQQAPAAQTKENRIFVEDRSVYTSAGITAGIDLALHLISRYCSPQVALEVAREMVVYFRRSGDDPQLSPWLRYRNHLNPAVHRAQDVMSAEPQAEWSLQQVAQKAHVSSRHLTRLFREHVGISVREFHEQLRVAVAQVRLQEGFNVEKAALAAGFSSGRQLRRAQQRGQAGD
- the xylB gene encoding xylulokinase, which translates into the protein MYIGIDLGTSGVKAILLAENGQVIASQSAPLSVSRPHPLWSEQNPADWWQATDQAMQSLAAIHDLQQVKALGLTGQMHGATLLDKQHQVLRPAILWNDGRSFAQCQALEAAVPASRQITGNLMMPGFTAPKLKWLAEHEPEVFNRIDKVLLPKDYLRFLISGDFASDMSDAAGTLWLDVAKRDWSDDMLAACDLSRQHMPMLFEGSQITGHVRAEIAQRWGINTIPVVAGGGDNAAGAIGVGLYQTGQAMLSLGTSGVYFAVSDGFLSNPASAVHSFCHALPNTWHLMSVMLSAASCLDWACQLTGVESVPALINEVENTPPATTPVWFLPYLSGERTPHNNPNAKGAFWGFTHEHGRADLARAVLEGVGFALADGMDALHASGLQPKSVTLIGGGARSAYWRQMLADISGQTLEYRTGGDVGPALGAARLAQIALNPHQSLADLLPALPLEQTHIPDTQRHQDYAARRIIFKKLYQQLQPLCF
- a CDS encoding fimbrial biogenesis chaperone, with product MKNINSPIHTHKNQPLSAALVGITLLLTSLVSEAAINLDRTRIVFNDTDKSASIILVNQSTTSPYLAQSWVEDSAGQKVDSPLAALPPMQRIDAGQKSQVRIMKLADVSKLPTDRETLFYFNVREVPPKSDMSNVVQIAIQSRVKLFYRPAAIKADYNNVWQEKLQLTKQGESLKINNPTPYYITLGYLSQDNRGNFPGFDSVMIAPFGTETVKTPGYSGSHYTIGYMDDFGGMKMRTFNCSAVDCQIQPAEKKK